The DNA sequence GGTGGAGTGCTACGGAGTACGATGCTACTCACGCGCGTGGAACCGTGGCGTGAACGACGATAGTAGCAGTGTAATCAGAGGCTACAGCGGTAAGGAGTTGGGGTTTTCAGTCCGTTGCGTAAGGGATTAAGAATTTATTTGATTTATTTGACTATTTGATTTATTTGATTATTTCCCGCGAAGCGGTCGATTTTTTTAAGAAATGGCACAGTATAATGAACTTCCTGTATATAAAGCAACGTACGACTTGCTGTTGGCTATATTCCAGTTTACAAAGGAGTTTAGTAAAGAGTATAAATACACCGTTGGCGAGAGTTTAAAAAAAGAAACTATTGAGTTGCTCACGCTGATATATCGTGCCAATACAAGACATCAAAAAGCTGATGTGCTTCAAATGGCAAGGGAGCAAATAGAGGTAATTCGTTTGCTTATACGTGTAATGAAAGACTTGAAGCAGATAAGTTTAGAAAAGTTCGTAAAAATAAATCAGGCAGTCGAAAATGTGTCAAAACAATTAAGCGGATGGCAAAAGAGCCAAAAATAAAAGTTTTCCGCCAGAGTCGTGCGTGCTACGGCATAGACGAGCGAGCAATTTTAAATCCGGTAACCCGCTGGCAT is a window from the Williamwhitmania taraxaci genome containing:
- a CDS encoding four helix bundle protein, which encodes MAQYNELPVYKATYDLLLAIFQFTKEFSKEYKYTVGESLKKETIELLTLIYRANTRHQKADVLQMAREQIEVIRLLIRVMKDLKQISLEKFVKINQAVENVSKQLSGWQKSQK